The Nerophis ophidion isolate RoL-2023_Sa linkage group LG29, RoL_Noph_v1.0, whole genome shotgun sequence genome includes the window ctcctccctccttatatatttatgtgcagctcctccttatatatttatgtgcagctcctccttatatatttatgtgcacctcctccctccttatatatttatgtgcagctcctccttatatatttatgtgcagcacctcctccttatatatttatgtgcacctcctccctccttatatatttatgtgcacctcctccctccttatatatttatgtgcagcacctcctccttatatatttatgtgcacctcctccctccttatatatttatgtgcagctcctccttatatatttatgtgcagctcctccttatatatttatgtgcacctcctccttatatatttatgtgcacctcctccctccttatatatttatgtgcagctcctccttatatatttatgtgcagcacctcctccttatatatttatgtgcacctcctccctccttatatatttatgtgcacctcctccctccttatatatttatgtgcagctcctccttatatatttatgtgcagcacctcctccttatatatttatgtgcagcacctcctccttatatatttatgtgcacctcctccctccttatatatttatgtgcacctcctccctccttatatatttatgtgcacctcctccctccttatatatttatgtgcagcacctcctccttatatatttatgtgcacctcctccctccttatatatttatgtgcacctcctccctccttatatatttatgtgcacctcctccctccttatatatttatgtgcacctcctccttatatatttatgtgcagctcctccttatatatttatgtgcagctcctccttatatatttatgtgcacctcctccctccttatatatttatgtgcagctCCTCCCTCCTTTTATATTTATGTGCAgctcctccttatatatttatgtgcagctcctccttatatatttatgtgcacctcctccctccttatatatttatgtgcagctcctccttatatatttatgtgcacctcctccctccttatatatttatgtgcagctcctccttatatatttatgtgcacctcctccctccttatatatttatgtgcacctcctccctccttatatatttatgtgcacctcctccctccttatatatttatgtgcagctcctccttatatatttatgtgcacctcctccctccttatatatttatgtgcagctcctccttatatatttatgtgcacctcctccctccttatatatttatgtgcacctcctccctccttatatatttatgtgcacctcctccctccttatatatttatgtgcagctcctccttatatatttatgtgcacctcctccctccttatatatttatgtgcagctcctccttatatatttatgtgcacctcctccctccttatatatttatgtgcacctcctccctccttatatatttatgtgcacctcctccctccttatatatttatgtgcagctcctccttatatatttatgtgcacctcctccctccttatatatttatgtgcacctcctccctccttatatatttatgtgcagctcctccttatatatttatgtgcagcacctcctccttatatatttatgtgcacctcctccctccttatatatttatgtgcacctcctccctccttatatatttatgtgcagctcctccttatatatttatgtgcacctcctccctccttatatatttatgtgcacctcctccctccttatatatttatgtgcacctcctccctccttatatatttatgtgcacctcctccctccttatatatttatgtgcagcaGCTCCTCCCTCTCACGGTGTGTtggcgacacctagtggccacaacaAGTCACAAAGTGCAGCTCATGACAGTTAAGCTAATATCAGATgttgacacgtttgttactggacactttttACTCCACTTCTGCCTTGAAGACTTTGTAAGTCAAAACAATGAATGAACTCTAATTATTTGCTACTGGTTTGTGTTGACAAATGTGCACTTTTACACTGCTATGTTGTTCAATGATTGTTAAACATCTCCAGCTTGTGTGCTAGTTTGTGCTGAGCTGTTGTGTACCTGCTAGCTGCCAGCAGCCTGGATCCTGGCAAGTTGACTTCTTAGGAAGACTTTAGTACACTAGAAAcaaattggaggacatttagatgttaaatgGCTGTCCAGCGCTCCCCATTTTtaaatgcttgtatcgcacatgatatcacactcaagtaaacactctacaagactgcttgtatcgcacatgatatcacactcaagtaaacactctacaagactgcttgtatcgcacatggtatcactaacaagtaaaaacgctgcaggactgcttgtatcgcacatgatatcatagcctatagcctagcatgtttacttgGGGTGTGATTAAGTAAACGCATGACACAACATAGATGAACAGACTCTCCAGGcagtctacctgcacctcaggtaGAAACAACACTCCTTTGGgaacaaagtcttcaggtctagactcagcagtctacctgcacctcaggtaGAAACAACACTCCTTtgggaacaaacatgtacagATTGTGGACAGGTAGGACGGCTGGCACCaaagaggagtgagggaagccatctatgtcaaggttgaaaagAACTATCCCTGAACAGATGATGTGGTCTGCGACTccacctgtctcccacatacaacactgtcctttcaaccctTCCTAAAAGACTCCGTAATTTAACAGGAGTTAGGAACATTCTGATCACATTCTGCCATTTGTTTGCAACTGAATGCAATACTTAGGCgggggattccgactattttggactggcaATAGTCCATCCACAGCCatggttctgccacacaatacctcaatgctaacaatAGTGCGTAACCATCCTCGCCCAGGCATGtcctcctggttttggagtataaatatttggggtattggcaccagccaaGACtagagactagatctgaccgatttaagtctaagactagatctgactaatctaagtctatgagcataaaTTAATGAAGCCTACTAAGGTATTGGTACCAACCGCTGAATTAGATCTCACCAATCTAaatcttagactagatctgactaatctaagtttaggagcatgaactgatgaaccctactgaggtattggcgcCAGCCGCTAGActcaatctgaccaatctaaatctaagactagatctgaccgatctaagtctatgagcatgaattgATGGAGCCTACTGAGGTATCGGCACCAGAccatagactagatctgaccaatctaagtctaggactagatcggACCGATCtaaatctatgagcatgaactgatgacgtctactcggatgagaggcagaacttcttctaagacaaaccaaacagtccagttgcgatcagtTGAATGTCCCAGGATTAGATTCCAATGACCTGGTTGAATGAAAACATTCTTTCTTAAACATGAATCCATTTATCATTGGGATCTAAATCAATCGCAATTCAGATATGAATACATTATTTTGTGCACCCTTATTGTTTACTTGTAGTAAAGACTTGActaaaatataagaaaaaaaGAACTGTTGGCTAATCCGTTACTTGTTTTTTTGGATAATATCGGAATGATATTTGATGTTAACATTGGATCGGGACACGCGGGCCAAAATTTAGCCATTGCCGTCCCCATCTGATCCGACAGTCCATTTTTAGGCCAATTGTGGCTAATGAAATCAGTCGGATGTCCCGAGAAATCAGCAGCAGAAAGACATTGTTTTTCATAATTGTCTCCATTTTCCAGATGAGCTCCTTCCCTATTTTGCCACAAAAGACCAAGAAAACTCCGACTGTCTGACTCAGGAGAATCTCCAAACTAAAAACCAAGTCTCCCCTGTAAGCGGTGACCATTACGAGGCAGTAAGTACAGACAGAAACCAGCTGGAAGCCATGTTGAATAACCTCACAAAGGACAAAGACCGCTTGAAGACCGACTACGATTCTTTAGCGAAAGACCGAGACAAACTCCTCAGCAGCAAAAACACTTTGATGGCCGAATTCAAGGATCTGCAGACCAACCACAGCCATCTCAATAGGGACTATGATGCATTACAATCCCTGATTAGTGCACTAAGGGCACAGGGTGGCCAATTACAGTCCAATTACGACTCCCTCGTTAAGGCAAAAGAGGTCCTTCAAACCAGTAAAACTAATTTAGTTGCTGAGAGAGATGACCTAAGGACTCGATTCAACAATCTCCAAAATGAGAAAAAACAGTTGCAGAGCAATTTCTCTTCTACGAGAAGTGAGAAGGACAGGATACAGACCCGTTACGATTCTCTCGTTATGGAGAAAGAGCTCCTTGGAACCAGCAAAACCACTTTGGCTATGGAAAAAGATGCCCTTAAGTTGCTCTTCAACAATCTCAAATATGAGAAAGACCTTCTAGAGAGCAACTGTACTTCCTTGAGAAGCTTGAACAACCAGCTACAGTCCAGTTACAGCTCCCTCGCTAAGGAGAAAGCGCTTCTGCAAACCAGCAAAACCACTTTGGTTACCGAGAGAGACAACCTAAGGACAGGATTCAACAATCTCAAAAACGAGAAAGACCTTCTAGAGAGCAACTATACTTCCTTGAGAAGCTTGAACAACCAGCTACAGTCCAGTTACAGCTCCCTCGCTAAGGAGAAAGCGCTTCTGCAAACCAGCAAAACCACTTTGGTTACCGAGAGAGACAACCTAAGGACAGGATTCAACAATCTCAAAAACGAGAAAGACCTTCTAGAGAGCAACTATACTTCCTTGAGAAGTTTGAACAACCAGCTACAGTCCAGTTACAGCTCCCTCGCCAAGGAGAAAGCGCTTCTGCAAACCAGCAAAACCACTTTGGTTGCTGAGAGAGATGACCTAAGGACAGGATTCAACAATCTCAAAAACGAGAAAGACCTTCTAGAGAGCAACTATGCTTCTTTGAGAAGTTTGAACAACCAGCTACAGTCCAGTTACAGCTCCCTCACCAAGGAGAAAGCGCTTCTGCAAACCAGCAAAGCCACTTTGGTTGCTGAGAGAGATGACTTAAAGACTCAATTCAACAATATCAAAAATGAGAAGGATCTTCTAGAGAGCAACTATACTTCTTTGAGAAGTTTGAACAAGGCGTCGCAGAACGCTCAGAGCGTCCTGGTGACAGAACGGAATGAGCTGCAGAGGAACGTCAACAAGATGACCACTAAACTGAGAGGTAAGCAGACACCAGTTCATCAGAGACCCGCACATTTCCTGATCAAACCGATGGTGTTCATTGACACTTTTGTAGGAGTTTTTGTGTAATCTTGGATTTTTGTAGGCATGAAATGTCAGGCCGGCTGGAGGAAGTTTGACATTAGCTGCTACCTAGTGTCAAAAACCACTAAGAACTGGCAGGAGAGCAGAAAAGACTGCATCCGCAAGGGAGCAGATCTGGTTGTCATCGACAGCCGGCCGGAACAGGTGAGACATtcaaaacattagcatgttagctttttagatAACCCTATATTTTGGTAATGTGAGcatgtcatgttagcatgcttgCTTTTTCTGCAAGTATACAAAATGCTGTTTCGCGTCTCGTGGAAATCTAGAAGCTCATTTTCCTTGTGTACACACCAGAGTTAAATGTTTAGCTACTTGACTTAcgctaaagttagcattttaacatgccaACATTAGACTGCTGGCTTATTCAGTTTATTTTGCAGGTCTAGATCTCAGATTTGTATATTTTGGTAGTTGACGCATACTAAAggtaacatgctagctttttttgcaagtataaaaatggCAGTATGGAGTAACCATTAGCTGGCCGCGACGTATGGAGTTCCATCTCTGAGtctacacctcagtcatatattttggtgctGGACGCACACTAAGGGTAGCAAGctcgttttttggggggggctaaTTTTACAGGTAAACAGCTCAGAGTtatgttttggtacttgacgcgcGTTATTGCTAGCACGgtgaaatgctaacattagcttgcaaGCTTTTTGTGGATCATTTTGCAGGTAAAGAGGGTCACACCCGCCttgggtgaaggtaatgtaaccttggCAAAACAGACTTTCAAAGCAAGGAGGGCAAGGCACGCAAAAAGTTGACAAACATTAATTGCAATCCCAAAGTGTCACAAGGTGAACAACAGGAGGAAACTAAGCACCCACAATCTGCAATAgtaaataaagacaatattagTCTAGTATATTAGATATAAATATAGTGCATTTATATTGTAAATCCATTTCAAAGTCTCATGCCTTAAATAGGCCGAAATAATTCTTCAAAATAGGCATATTGAAAAGAATCAAATGATCAAAAGGTAAATCATCCATTATAACAAAATACATGTATTGACAATCAAAGGCCAATAATCAAATATgtcaaaataaagaattaaaaaatcTAAACAGATTCAACAAAATCAATTAGCAATCAACAAAAGTCATTTAGGCGCTTCCAAcacaacatcatctcatcatcaaAATAGGCCCAGCAGCTGGGACCAATTAGAGGGGGGCAATTAAGAATactcttctttttttaattacagCAGAAATAAGCATCACACGTCTAAAAGTATTCACAAAGTATTTTTGCATTTGTAGATCACTCCTTGTTGTACGTATTTCATCACAGGGAAATGTTCACTCTCCTTCTGGAACACCCAGCTTGTCACAACCATgctttggcccaaattaggcctaattagtccaggcaggtgtgttcacctgtttTAAAGCCCTCAGCCCCTCCCTCACTCTTTTAGCCCCTCTGCCAAAGtcatggtgagtgacagcttgTCATCTGCATGCTTCTCACTCACTCAAAAACATGGAATGTTTCTTCTCCGTCCAAGTTGGTGGGCTTCCTTACGCACGTGCACGCTTTGGAAGGAAGTTGGAGGTCaaactgtctcacacacacacacacacacacacacacacacacacacacacacacacacacacacacacacacacacacacacacacacacacacacacacacttatatatatatagcagcatGCCTCTATGGCGACCATCTTAGTGGGGGCCATTTTAGCATTTGATGTACTTCCATAGAGTAGGATATCTATTTTCAATCGTAACTTGCTGATTTTTCAACAGGTTCTCCCACACGTTATTGTCAGCCATGTAAAAAGGTGctgttaataaaaaataaaactgctGCACATCTCAGCAGTTACACTTTGTTCCCACTAGCTTAGCTAAAGACAGCATGCTGGTGTACAGGTATACTGCACACCTGTGAGTCATACCTTCTGGTACTTGACACACACTCATGTTAGCATTTGAACATGCAAACACTAGCTTGATAGCTTTTTCAGCTCATTTTGCAGGAATGTATCTCAGATGTGTGTAATTTGGTACTTGTTGCATACTAATGTTAGCTACCAgcaattgatgaaggtggaccccgacttaaacaagcacTTTGaataacttattggggtgttagcatttagtgctcaattgtacacaatatgtactgtactgtgctatctaataataaaagtatcaatcaatcaatcaatcagttccAAGGGTAGAAAATGCAGTTTTACCCCTGACGGCAATGCAATACCAAGTGTTGTATTGTGTAAATAAATGCTAACTTCATGATTTGTCAGTGGTTTGTACTTTATAGAGCAAGTTGAAATGGGCCAGTAATACAAAGTGTTGTATTGTGTAAATAAATGCTAACTTCATGATTTGTCAGTGGTTTGTACTTTATAGAGCAAGTGGGCCAGTAATACAAAGTGTTGTATTGTGTAAATAAATGCCAACTTCATGATTTGTCAGTGGTTTGTACTTTATAGAGCAAGTTGAAATGGGCCAGTAATACAAAGTGTTGTATTGTGTAAATAAATGCTAACTTCATGATTTGTCAGTGGTTTGTACTTTATAGAGCAAGTGGGCCAGTAATTACGGAGCAGTTGAGCAGCCATCAGCTCCCCGTGGACGTCACTAAAAGGGGCAGGACATATCGCctcatagcaggggtgtcaaagtcattttagatggggggccacatggagaaagatctactcccaagtgggccggactggtaaaatccctgcacgataacttaaaaataaagacaccttcagattgtttcctgggttttaaaaatagaagaagcccattctgaaaatgtacaaatcacaatgttgttgttttaagtatgcagctgagccacatccgagtgatccaagagccgcatgcggttccGGAGCCGTGGATTGccaacccctgatctacagagatacaaagaactgctattgcaacatccagtagacacatgtagaagaactgtttctttcattctaaaatttccagttaatttgtatacttagcaaactcatcctgcaggccggataaaacctgtttgacaTACCTGCCTTATATCGATAggtatgctaaagttagcatgctatctttttggGGAGAAAATGTTATGTATACACCTGAGATTCATATATTTTGGCACATGAcgcatgcttactgttagcattttagcttaaGGATGTTTGAACGttaccgttagcatgctagctttctcGTGCTAATTTTACAGGTGTACACCAACACAGTGTTTTGCTATTTGACACATGCTTACtgtacatgttagcatgctagcttgtgTCGCTCTTTTAACAGCCATTGTCCGCACAAACAGGTGTTCGTTAAGAGTTTATTGAGCTCCGGTCAACACGCGTGGATCGGACTGACTGACAGCACCACCGAGGGAACGTGGCTTTGGGTGGACGGGACTCCGGTCAGCACAAAGTAAGTCTCCACAGTTGCCCCACAAGATGCATGTGCTACCTGAAATCGTAACATGACACCTTTTAGGTTCTGGCTGGCCGGGCAACCCAACGACTTCCGGAACCAGGACTGCGGCGAAATCCAGAACAAAGCCTCCAGCGCTTTGGGAATCTGGAACGATGACAGCTGTTCTACGGATCAGTACTGGATTTGTGAAACTTGAATTGTGCTAAATAGATGCTAACTAAATGTTTggttgaaaacatttaaaatactGTAATAGCTTGTCATTTTTTTCATAGAAAAGGAAAATAAGGTTTTCTTTCTTTTCCTTTTATAATTAAATCCAAAGTAATTTAGCTTCTGACTAAAAGAAATGTAATATTAAAATTTcgatttttattttcctgtgatTGCCGCAACCTAAAATGCTTGAAATTGCGGCATTTTTTTTCAGAAAGTCgacaaaaaagttgcaatgttttaagacttttttttcccaataacATTGAATCAACATTTGTTATCACATTTTTAAACATCGGAGAACTGTTAAGAGCAATCTATAATGGCAATTTGTGTTGGTAAATGTGGAACAgtgagattatcatcacacttcaacatctctaacatgtaaatgctgccttTTTTTCGAGGTCAGCATTGCTAATAAAAATATGTTCTTAATTGTCTTACCCTGGattaataaatgttaaatatatatatatatatatatatatatatatatatatatatatatatatatatatatatatatatatatatatatatatatatatatatatatatatatatatatatatatatatacatacatacacccttacttgcttgcttatggttgtccatcgatCTGATGATGACCATCTTCTTTTATTTGTGAGTCTactgacctgtttctattctgAGTTCCATTTCAAAAGTgatggaaaaaatagtttatgaagaGGTTGATAGATAAtttgctactaataaactcatgtacaaattccaatccggctggAGAACGAAGCACTGAGACATGTCTTCTCTTTtggaccgaccacatcaaacatgaggtggacgccaccaaatactgctggacatgctggacattataaatactgctggacatgttggacattataaatactgctggacatgctggacattataaatactgctggacatgctggacattataaatactgctggacatgctggacattataaatactgctggacatgctggacattataaatactgctggacatgctggacattataaatactgctggacatgctggacattataaatactgctggacatgctggacattataaatactgctggacatgctggacattataaatactgctggacatgctggacattataaatactgctggtcatgctggacattataaatactgctggacatgctggacattataaatactgctggacatgctggacattataaatactgctggtcatgctggacattataaatactgctggacatgctggacattataaatactgctggacatgctggacattataaatactgctggacatgctggacattataaatactgctggacatgctggacattataaatactgctggacatgctggacattataaatactgctggacatgttggacattataaatactgctggtcatgctggacattataaatactgctggacatgctggacattataaatactgctggtcatgctggacattataaatactgctggacatgctggacattataaatactgctggacatgctggacattataaatactgctggacatgttggacattataaatactgctggacatgttggacattataaatactgctggacatgctggacattataaatactgctggacatgctggacattataaatactgctggacatgctggacattataaatactgctggacatgttggacattataaatactgctggacatgctggacattataaatactgctggacatgctggacattataaatactgctggacatgttggacattataaatactgctggacatgctggacattataaatactgctggacatgctggacattataaatactgctggacatgttggacattataaatactgctggacatgctggacattataaatactgctggacatgttggacattataaatactgctggacatgttggacattataaatactgctggacatgctggacattataaatactgctggacatgctggacattataaatactgctggacatgctggacattataaatactgctggacatgctggacattataaatactgctggacatgttggacattataaatactgctggacatgttggacattataaatactgctggacatgctggacattataaatactgctggacatgttggacattataaatactgctggacatgttggacattataaattatgctggacatgctggacattataaatactgctggacatgctggacattataaatactgctggacatgctggacattataaatactgctggacatgctggacattataaatactgctggacatgctggacattataaatactgctggacatgttggacattataaatactgctggacatgttggacattataaatactgctggacatgctggacattataaatactgctggacatgttggacattataaatactgctggacatgctggacattataaatactgctggacatgttggacattataaatactgctggacatgctggacattataaatactgctggacatgctggacattataaatactgctggacatgttggacattataaatactgctggacatgttggacattataaatactgctggacatgctggacattataaatactgctggacatgctggacattataaatactgctggacatgttggacattataaatactgctggacatgctggacattataaatactgctggacatgctggacattataaatactgctggacatgctggacattataaatactgctggacatgctggacattataaatactgctggacatgctggacattataaatactgctggacatgctggacattataaatactgctggacatgctggacattataaatactgctggacatgctggacattataaatactgctggacatgctggacattataaatactgctggtcatgctggacattataaatactgctggacatgctggacattataaatactgctggacatgctggacattataaatactgctggtcatgctggacattataaatactgctggacatgctggacattataaatactgctggacatgctggacattataaatactgctggacatgctggacattataaatactgctggacatgctggacattataaatactgctggacatgctggacattataaatactgctggacatgttggacattataaatactgctggtcatgctggacattataaatactgctggacatgctggacattataaatactgctggtcatgctggacattataaatactgctggacatgctggacattataaatactgctggacatgctggacattataaatactgctggacatgttggacattataaatactgctggacatgttggacattataaatactgctggacatgctggacattataaatactgctggacatgctggacattataaatactgctggacatgctggacattataaatactgctggacatgttggacattataaatactgctggacatgctggacattataaatactgctggacatgctggacattataaatactgctggacatgttggacattataaatactgctggacatgctggacattataaatactgctggacatgctggacattataaatactgctggacatgttggacattataaatactgctggacatgctggacattataaatactgctggacatgctggacattataaatactgctggacatgctggacattataaatactgctggacatgttggacattataaatactgctggacatgttggacattataaatactgctggacatgctggacattataaatactgctggacatgctggacattataaatactgctggacatgctggacattataaatactgctggacatgctggacattataaatactgctggacatgttggacattataaatactgctggacatgttggacattataaatactgctggacatgctggacattataaatactgctggacatgttggacattataaatactgctggacatgttggacattataaattatgctggacatgctggacattataaatactgctggacatgctggacattataaatactgctggacatgctggacattataaatactgctggacatgctggacattataaatactgctggacatgctggacattataaatactgctggacatgttggacattataaatactgctggacatgttggacattataaatactgctggacatgctggacattataaatactgctggacatgttggacattataaatactgctggacatgctggacattataaatactgctggacatgttggacattataaatactgctggacatgctggacattataaatactgctggacatgctggacattataaatactgctggacatgttggacattataaatactgctggacatgttggacattataa containing:
- the LOC133546237 gene encoding C-type lectin domain family 4 member M-like isoform X1 — translated: MDAMEMDDGAYLSKNFTMDGLITQVNFHKKKSASRRVMACLAVVCVLLLAANMGLLLHYELLPYFATKDQENSDCLTQENLQTKNQVSPVSGDHYEAVSTDRNQLEAMLNNLTKDKDRLKTDYDSLAKDRDKLLSSKNTLMAEFKDLQTNHSHLNRDYDALQSLISALRAQGGQLQSNYDSLVKAKEVLQTSKTNLVAERDDLRTRFNNLQNEKKQLQSNFSSTRSEKDRIQTRYDSLVMEKELLGTSKTTLAMEKDALKLLFNNLKYEKDLLESNCTSLRSLNNQLQSSYSSLAKEKALLQTSKTTLVTERDNLRTGFNNLKNEKDLLESNYTSLRSLNNQLQSSYSSLAKEKALLQTSKTTLVTERDNLRTGFNNLKNEKDLLESNYTSLRSLNNQLQSSYSSLAKEKALLQTSKTTLVAERDDLRTGFNNLKNEKDLLESNYASLRSLNNQLQSSYSSLTKEKALLQTSKATLVAERDDLKTQFNNIKNEKDLLESNYTSLRSLNKASQNAQSVLVTERNELQRNVNKMTTKLRGMKCQAGWRKFDISCYLVSKTTKNWQESRKDCIRKGADLVVIDSRPEQVFVKSLLSSGQHAWIGLTDSTTEGTWLWVDGTPVSTKFWLAGQPNDFRNQDCGEIQNKASSALGIWNDDSCSTDQYWICET
- the LOC133546237 gene encoding C-type lectin domain family 4 member M-like isoform X2, translated to MLNNLTKDKDRLKTDYDSLAKDRDKLLSSKNTLMAEFKDLQTNHSHLNRDYDALQSLISALRAQGGQLQSNYDSLVKAKEVLQTSKTNLVAERDDLRTRFNNLQNEKKQLQSNFSSTRSEKDRIQTRYDSLVMEKELLGTSKTTLAMEKDALKLLFNNLKYEKDLLESNCTSLRSLNNQLQSSYSSLAKEKALLQTSKTTLVTERDNLRTGFNNLKNEKDLLESNYTSLRSLNNQLQSSYSSLAKEKALLQTSKTTLVTERDNLRTGFNNLKNEKDLLESNYTSLRSLNNQLQSSYSSLAKEKALLQTSKTTLVAERDDLRTGFNNLKNEKDLLESNYASLRSLNNQLQSSYSSLTKEKALLQTSKATLVAERDDLKTQFNNIKNEKDLLESNYTSLRSLNKASQNAQSVLVTERNELQRNVNKMTTKLRGMKCQAGWRKFDISCYLVSKTTKNWQESRKDCIRKGADLVVIDSRPEQVFVKSLLSSGQHAWIGLTDSTTEGTWLWVDGTPVSTKFWLAGQPNDFRNQDCGEIQNKASSALGIWNDDSCSTDQYWICET